The following nucleotide sequence is from Cucumis melo cultivar AY chromosome 1, USDA_Cmelo_AY_1.0, whole genome shotgun sequence.
TTGAAACTTGAAGTATGACTGTATTCTGGCATGGCTGCTTCTATTAACCATtgatttttttccctcttttttcttGCTGTCATCTTTCTCGGTCATTTTCTTGCCAATGAACCAAAATGAAATGGCTGTTGAAAAACGTACACGGTTTCCTCTTCATTTCAATTGATGAAATGTCTTCAATTGACGATCCATTATTAACAATTCAGGAGTTCGATACAGATATTTCAACGACAATTTTATTGTCATTTCTATAAAATTGAGACCCCAGTAATTCTGTCAACATCGATATTTTATATCTTAAATTATAAAACATAACATTTTGTGAACTTCTGAATATGTAATATTGACTTCTTAATCTAAATCTTCAACCCATATTAAATTAGGATGAAATTCAAACTAGTAcacaaattttattaataaagtaaaaatagcaggatattaaattattattgtatttTACGTTTTATCAAGTAAAGGGATCAAAATATACATTTTGAAAATACAAATGCTAGACAATGGTAAAATAATCTCATAAAAAGCTTTGTtttgtttggaataaaatcACCTTCAAGCCAATGGCAATGTGACCTCAATCAACATTTTTATCTAGAAATTAAAGTTTGATTAGCTCGGAACTTGAAAGATCAAATTTTCAAACAACGTTCAATCTTCTCAAAACGACACAAGGTCAAGTCAGTTTTAGCTCAAAACCAATCTGAAGCTGAACTGATTACACTCTCTAGGATGAGGAAAATTTTCTTTCATTAAGAATTTCAAGTTCTCACATCCTTTGCCTTTTGGAACCAAAGAGGCTCAGCTAAGAAGATCAGTTGCATATACAGAACTAAAAAACGAAAGAATGTTTCTCTGAAGCATTCTCATCAAGATTTAGCTGACTTGTTGAGAAAGGAGGACAAGCAGCCCTTGGGGACCGAGCAATATCTCGTTGAGGAAACTAACCAATCCGAACCAGACAACTGGTGTTACGTCAACTCCGCCGAGAGGAGGGATCACCTTCCTTGTTGCAATTAGAAGTGGTTCAGTGGGGGCATAAGCTATAACATATGGAAACTTCCCCACTGGCAACTTGGGATACCAAGACATTACTATTCTAGCAATAAACAAAAACGAAAACACCGAGAGAGACGGCCCCAGAAAGCTGATCGCAAGCTTTGCCGTTCCTGGGTCGAGGTCAGCCAAGGTCATACTGTTCACAAAATCAGAGGCAGCCATTGATGCATCTTGCAAGGCAAAGGGGATAGTCCTTGCAGCTTCGTAAGCAGCAGCTGGCTTTAATGGAGGGATGACATAGGCCAGTGACGGAAGAATCTTGGAAGAGGTAAAAGAACCCAACAAAGATGAGCTACATTTGATTGCTTGGAATTTGTAGTTTGGATTTCTTTGAGGATGGTACTTGAAGCCTCTCTGTCCAAGGAAACAAGGTAATAAATCTAAACATTTTGCAAATGGATGCAATTCACAGACTAAGTGCATGTCTAGAATGACTTTTTAGATACTTTAAGTATTTGAaagtaattttaaatatatgtgATTCTACTGACCTTTTGTAATGTATAACAATAGTTAAATGCTGATTACGCACGACAGTGGAGAATAGGACAGTGATATGGTCAAAATGTTCGATAGAATGAGTGAAAGAAGTAAAATACATCTTAAACTAAAGACTTATTCCCATTAACTTTTCTAGATGTTTAAAAATTGTTCTTAAAGACTTAAAAAGTCAATCTAAAAATCTATTTCATCACTCCATCCTTTGTCTCATTATGCCCTAATCATATAGTAACAAT
It contains:
- the LOC103492796 gene encoding protein COFACTOR ASSEMBLY OF COMPLEX C SUBUNIT B CCB3, chloroplastic, whose product is MAATAACSSLSSIRRGFKYHPQRNPNYKFQAIKCSSSLLGSFTSSKILPSLAYVIPPLKPAAAYEAARTIPFALQDASMAASDFVNSMTLADLDPGTAKLAISFLGPSLSVFSFLFIARIVMSWYPKLPVGKFPYVIAYAPTEPLLIATRKVIPPLGGVDVTPVVWFGLVSFLNEILLGPQGLLVLLSQQVS